The stretch of DNA AAAAGCACAACGAGATGCGAAGAAGTATTTTTCGTCGTTTATTTATGACTTCCTTAGCATTTCTTAGTGAACATTCATCATAGATTCATATCAAAGCCTGAAATGTTGGAGGGCAGAGGTGCCATCGAGTCCTTTGCTTTTGAAGAAGTTAGCGTACTCTTCCACTGAGGTTTTGCGGTACCTAGGTGGGTCTGATTCCGAGACTAGCTCTTTGATGGGTCCATAAACTCGAGTTGTGGGATGATAACCGGTTGTGAAGAAGCTCGCCACCGAGATCCTCGGACCTATGGAGTTTGCTAATACTCTGTGGTCTACACTTTTGAACTTGTCGTTTGTTATCAACTGTAACAAATGCAGTTTAGTATCAGCGATACTTTAATGTAATGTGAACTTTTTAAGTTAAAAAGACCGATACTTATGGGTCGGATTTGATCTTGCATTATATCTCGATTTCTTAGGCCTGATTAGAGCTGTTCAACGGTGCGGGCCAGCTCGGCCCAACCCGCATCAGTGGTCCGGTTTTTCCTAGCCCGTCCCTCTACCCGGGCCGGGCCAGTACCCCAAATTTTCGGCCCAGTCCGGCTTGGCCCGCTAAAACTTCAAAAAAACGCTATATGGGCCGGGCCCGAGCCAAAAATTATGGAGCCCAGCCCGACCCCTTTTTAGTGGCGTGCCTGGGCCACAAATTGGCAGCCCAGCCCGCCCCCAGCCCAGTGTACACCCCTAGGCCTGATCTGGTACTAATGAGTCGGATTTGGATCTTAAAATTGGACCCCGACCCATGGATTTGGATATAAACTCGATCTCACAAATCCTAGACTAACTACTCGTGGCCAAAAACTTTTTTTGTGTGTGTAAAGAAAATCACAAGGGCAATTAACCAGGTTTTAAGTACCACATTTCATGAGTTTATCAATTAAGCTAGTTGACATCTGCTGACCAACAACTATGTGAAGAAAAAATTGAAAAGCGGGTAGTTTGATTTGAATGGGAGCGAGTAAATCACATAAAAAAGGACTAAGGATTGAAAAACTTGCCTGTAAAAGGTCTCCCACATTAATCACTAGAGCTCCAGGAGTAGGAGGGACAtcgaaccattgaccgtcatgcCGGATTTGGAGGCCACCAATGTGATCTTGCAATAGAATAGTTAAGAAGTCGTAATCAGCGTGTTGAGGGCTTCCCATGGTCAATTCTGGCTGAGGACAAGCAGGATAATAATGCCCTAATACTTGAAGCCCTTCACTACAATGGATATCATTTAGATAGCTTGGCTTCAATCCTAGAATCTCCGAAAACAGTTCAAATAGTGTCTTTCCTAGCTTCATCACTTGGTTTGAGTACTCCATTAGTATCTCCCTACATGACAATACTCTTGTTATAAAAGCTACTCAGCTCAttccgtctcagtcatttgtttacgttttgtaTTTATGGAAAATGAGttggcgccaccctctcacatacAATCAGTGGGGACCCCTTCAATACGGATAATGATAGGTCGCCACCGGGTGACACCGAGATTGGGTGTCACCCTCTCACATACATCCTTTATTAAAGGGGTCCCCACTTATTGCATGTGAGaggcatgtgagagggtggcgccacCCGGTGACGCCCTAtcattatcttttttttttctttttttttttttttgatgacgagggggttgagttccccgggcccatgcattccagcaccaccacatggaccatgtaagccacccttCGAGGGCTGCAGTggcaagtgatcatcgccccagcaaGCTTCAAAgtttaacccagctaccactggactaacaccacttggttccCTATCATTATCTATATTTATTGTTAGGATATTTTTAATAAAAGGCCGAAATAAATTATTGACTATGACAGACGAATAATAAGGAAGGAAAGTTAAGCAATGGTTAAAGACACTTACCTACAAGATGTAGGGAGATCATGATCAAGATTAGGAGGAGAAGGAGCAAAGACACATAAAAACGTGTCTCTCCAACATGTAGCCGGTCCACTATACAAATCAAAGTTAGAATTATAAATCATCTTTTTAGTATAATCTCTAGTATAATACCCTTTTTTAATctcatcatcatcctcaaaaAACCTCTTAACACCTTTTAACATATCATCCAACACACTTTGTGGAATCCCATGGTTCACCACTTGGAAAAATCCCCATGTGTCTATAGCCTCTTGTACACTCTTAATAGTTTCTGTCCTTCGTGTCAGGTTCGTGTCGATCCCACTTAGGTCTATGGTAGGAAGACTTATGGTTGTGTTGAGTGTTTTGGATGGTGGAGGACCATTGTGTTGGTGGATGAATATAGGAGGAACGGTTGATATACCGGCATCTACGAGCCCTTTGACACCGGTTTTTGTTTCGTCGAAGGCTTTTAATTGTGCTAAACGTTCATTATTAGTAGAAACCATTGTTTGTTTTTGTAGAGTTTTGCTCAAAACTTGGAGTTGAAGTTGATAAAAAGGACTTGTTCGTGAACAACGTTATTATAGGATAAGATCATAAGAATGAAATTCTAACATCTTGGGGTCCATATTAGGTGGCTTGGGCTATTGGAGACTTTTAAAAAGGTTGAGGTGGGtaaggaaaatgagatggcgTCATCGGGTGGTTTTTAAATTGGGCGTCACCGGGGTTATTGTAGTAAATTACTTAGCTATTTTTAATTCCCTCTCATAAAATTTGAATTTCAAAGTAATTAGTGAAATGGGTAGTTTAGGAATTTAAAGTTGCAAATTAATTCAGActtatttaaattataaaatcaGGGAAATTTGCCTTACTTTTTGCCTAATTTTTAGGTGGATTATTATGTTACAACAAACATGTTCATATTGATTTGCGTACACCGTTCCAGCTTAATGATGCATTTAACAAATATAAAGATGATGCCAATCAGTAATAGATGAAAAACTGGGTGGGGAGGGGGGAGGGGGGacgaataataataatgatgtttGATTCGTGTGGAAGAATGCATTTACCAAACTAATGAAAAACTGGGTGGGTGGGGGGTGGGGGGAGGGGGGacgaataataataatgatgtttGATTCGTGTGGAAGAATGCATTTACCAAACTAATTTCCTAACTTTGTTTTATAAACACAGTTTGGAGGCGGTTTTAAATCATTGGATTCTGATAGATTAAACGGAATCGATTTCAATTTAGCATCAAACTCAATCGATTATGCATTTTGTTGGCTTGTAAAAGAACTCATTTtgataaactaggtaaataaagAACACAATACGATAATAAAGAAATGTAATCAAGGATGAAGATAATTCAATGTAAATTAATTTACTATTAAATCAATTATTTTGGTGTAAAATATCATTATAGATAAATTTTAGTTAAgtcatagttttattttaattacatgaATAGATGTTAAACTTAAAAAGATATATAATTACATACCTACCCTTCAAACTTGGCGCAAAAAcgaaaataaatattttattttttcatttttcattttctttaattatggtGGCGCCGAGATTTAGTGCCACCGGGTGGCGCCCTATCGCCATCCGGGTGGGTAATGGGTTAGGATAATATAATATGTTTACCGATTTTATTGTAAAATCGTTTTATGATTATGCCGGCCTAAGAAACAACAAAAACAATCTCAGAGTGTTCTTAAATAATTTGGAGTCGATAATTTGGAGTCGACTGACATAAATCATCGTAATCAGAAGCTGTCCCAAAGTATCCAATAGGGCTCGAAGTATAAGACGGACCTATACAAGAAAAGTAGAaaaaaacctaatttttgacTATGTGATAGTTTATAATGATGAAAAGCGATTTCAAATGTGTTGATTATCATTATAAATTAaacggaaatttctcatggtaccccTTAAATTTGTCAGATTTCACACGGTACCTCTGCTTTTAAGAATCTGtttagagcaagtccaatggtaagctagttgcaactagcttaccattgccaTATCATACTTTAACCTACAATTATTTTGAGCTACCAAACAATTACAATGGTTTAGCTTAACATTTATACTAGCTTGAATAATGGAATTATGCCCAACTAAATTGCTATTGGTTGTTTTTTGTTGTAGGGCTATTTAAGCTACTAgcttagagcatctccaatggttacccaaaaggacttgcttgcaaataaaaaaaaattcaagctaCTTGCTTAACTATTGGAACACTCTTATTGAACTAGCTTAAATTGAGcaactagctccatggagctagtagctcaaatggtCCTACAAAAAAAATCTACCAACTAAACTAATACAAGTGGAAAATATTGTTGTGCATATGGGTCCATCTAAGCCACAACACTAGTAGCTTACCATTGTAATAGTTTCTAGCTTAAAAATATTGTAGCTTGAAAATCTTATGTGACAATTGTAAGCTAgtagcaactagcttaccattgtggatgctcttaATGAAGCTAGTTGCTTAAACTAAGCAAgcttagagcatctccaatggttgaaaaaaaggacttgcttgcaattttaagaaattgcaagcTAGTAGCTCAACCATTGGAGTAGTCCAAATAGATTAGCTTTGCTCAAAAAAAATTGAGctagtagctccatggagctacttGCTTAAATGGACCCACAAAAAGAGCATAGCCAATAGGAAAATAGTGGTCTTATTTATAgtgttttaattttatattaagaaatttaaaattgaataaaaaaataaaagagtGTGTTATGTGGGTCACATCAAGCTAGTAGCAAATCGGCTTCACCGTTGGAGTAAGTTGTAGCTTGAAATGATTGTAGCTCAAAAAAAtgatgtggcaaaggtaagctagtatcaactagcttaccattgtagatgctcttagagcatctccaatggttgaacaaaaggacttgcttgcaaattCTAAAAGTTTCAAGCTAGTTGCTCAACCATTGGAGAGCTTCACAAGAACTAGCTTAGTTTGAGcaactagctccatggagctagtagctcaaatggaCCCACAAAGAGATATGTGCCAATTAAATAAATGTATATTAGTCAATTTAAGCAACAACTCTTATAGCTTAACCATTGGGGAAGTTTGTAGCTTAAAAGTGTTCTAGCTCAAAAATGTGATGTGGAGAGTTAAGCTAGTAGGGTTGTTgcttaccattgtggatgctcttaCATGGCAAACTCCAATGGTGTAGCAACTAGCTTGTAATTTCtaaaaattgcaagcaagtccctaagctataccattggacttgctcttatGGTATCCTTGAAATTCCATTTTTGtgcccatggtacccctaatGTAACGTGTTAAATGGAAGTTAAGTTTTGATGATGTGacaataaattagtaattaaaaattaCGGAAATTTCTCGTGATACCCCTAAATTTTGTCATATTTTTCATGGTACCCCTgcttttcatttttatttcatatttattaataatttttaattactaattCCTTGTCACATCAACAAAATTTAACGGTCGTTACATTATGGGGTACCATGCACACAAAAATGGAACTTCAAGGGTTTCATAAGAAGATTCTTAAAAGAAGGGGTACcatggaaaatctaacaaaattaagggATAACATGAGAAATTTCTCTAAATAAAATATCAAGCTACAATGTAAAGCAAGCGGGAGAGCTCACAAGCTTGTGAGTTTTGAGGGTCACAAGTGAGACTTATTGACATGGGCGGCCAAGAGGAGGAGCACTTCAACTCTTTGCACCGGGGCCCAAGGGAAAACAGGGCCTCAAAATTTTGAGCCCAATCCCTATGTACAGTCAAATATTATACTCGATGTATGATACATGAATACATCTACTATTCTGCTTCTTTATTTCCCACTTtccccaattttttttttattatgtaattGGTTTATAGACTACACAATAGTAGTAAACTATTACACATCAGTCAGATTTTTAAAAGAcacttttacttttttttatttttgtgttttattaGCATTAAACGAATAGTTATTTTATAAAAATGAACCGTTTTATGGTGTGAGATCGTATTTTTTATAATTTGTTTTTTTACAAATGCCTAAAATATATCTTAGCATTtccttttttcaaaaaaaaaattctctttCGGTTCGTATCTATTACTATGAGTCGGTGTTAGAATATAAAACGAATCAAGGAACTTCAACCATCAGCTTAagtttttggttgagatggtttcttgacatgGTATGAGAGTCAAGAAACTTCAACCGGTGATCAATAAGTTTTGTTTAGGAGCACAAATAAATggtaatttaatttgaatttttggGCCTCCATTATATATTCGGTACAGGGCTTCCCGAACTCATTGGCCGCCCACTTATCGATAAACATTAGTGTTTATATCTGGTCTAACCGTTACCCCGGTTGATCCCCTaacaattttataaattttaCATTACTAGTACATCCAACCCTTCCTTACCTCGCTTAGCATTAGCAAAGTAGAAAGAAACTGCGCAGCATTCAACATAGTCGATTACATTATGTTTGAAACTCGTCTGCAGCAAATTATCAACATTCGACAGGAAAACCGAAACTTCAAAAAATTTAGAGTTTGAAGTTCAGTAAGCCAGAGATGCCATTAAGCCCTTTATTCAGGGAATAAGCTACATATTCTCTGACTGAGATTTCCTTATAAAGTGGAGGATTATCTTCAGATAAAAGTTCTTTGATGGGTCCATAAGTTCTAGTTGAGAGCTGAAAACTTGTGCTGAAAAAGCATGCTACTGATATTCTCGGCCCGTCTTTGTTTGCCAGTACCCTGTGCTCTACACTCTTGAATCTGTCATTTGTTATCAACTGAAAATATACAATTAAAACACTGTAAGTCCAACATTTGGATTCTGCCAAATGCTGGGCATTATTTATATTAGAGTAAATTAATAATTACACCcttttatatactccctcctagtctctattttcttccctttgtttgtgGGCACGGATATTAAGATgaggaataaaataagagtaaaagagttgggtggggtttgctGATAGGCAGTAGCGTTTATGGCGGGGGTGCAGGGGGGTTCATCTGCACCCCTTTCCCGAAAAATAGTTACAATATTCTTTAGTAAGGAGCACAATAATTAAGTGGGTCTAGTGGTTATTAAGATTACCTCTTAGTTAGAGGTCATGGGTTCTATCCTTACATTGAACAATTTTTATTTAATGTTATATtaccatacattttgtccaattaaacaattttttttctcatataaCTCCATATTTTCATAGTTAAAAAATTTTACACACCCCGTCCATCAAATCCTAGAACCGCCTCTGCTGATAGGAGAGAGGGGtgaataattaggagttaaataatgaattgtggggccaaaacattaaagaaagtaataaaatatgggtaaaagagcttggtggggtttggtgataggagagatgaaTAAATAAAACGGAATAAGAGTAAatgtttccaaaataagaaaatgAGAAGaaaacttgaataatccgtttaaggaaatagggaagaaaatagtgaataggagaGAGAGTACTACTTTTCTTAAAAAAACTCACTTTTATAAACTTTTTAATAAATTACTCCCCTTAAATATTCTCAGGTTAAAAATTGCACCCATTTTGATTTTTAGGTGAAAAGTcgttttttattaaaatatttgagAGGAGTAATTTATTAAAAAGTTTATAAAAGggagtttttttgtttttttgtatatttcggtgatggggcatattctgcaccgctgaccaagtcaacacactgagcaaggtcaaagatatccacagcaagtcaacgacttagctCGCTAGCCGATCGACCCATCGGCCGCTAGCTAGCTGTATCGGCCGACAACCCGCCAAatggacacatatccgcgtactcacatccaagaccctcggccggcctgccgtaggtccatcggccgagggtagaacggtctttccacctgataagccacttggccacttggccactacgtgacaaaaggtaaaagcctataaatactcctcaaccttcattgaggaaaggatccaagacatcccacaactaaacctaatatcacacataaactggtattatctccctcatctctctacaatacatatctagccaagtaacacaacttaatcccttgagtttactgacttgggcgtcggagtgagtacgcttggcacaaagccaagccctcgccttcgttcattgttgcaggagaggccgagaggaacgataaggacaagaagaatccaaccaaagacattattctacaagccacgggtggtaacgatacttgctctggaattacacccggaacaattggcgccgtctgtggggaaaagacactagaagctagtcacattcattcccaaacaaaaaaaaaacccaacaaaaaacccacccaaagagctaagaaaatgtcgaaacaacaagatgcAATCGAATCGACGAAACGCAttttaccaagatgatactttcaacaattgCGAGTCATACAGACCCTCCACCGGCGGTGtagtccaaccggagttcgggatgccatcgATACCCGACACGCCGCGCCCGAtaaccagtcaccatcatgggacatgtggttgacatagcaaaactgaaaatgctcctagacctaattagtagtacgcccgctcacactttgtcacatcgacaagagcggcggaaacgtccggagaccggggcccaaaatgtgactccgagaaatttggacggagcactaggagaagccgacccgcCAAGCCgccggggagcccaaagtgggcgcggtagacctaagtccttcccgcactcgtgggaggacagcgtccccgccgcacgaacgaggctcaccccgaagaAGCCAGAGGAGCCCGACTCAGCaaagttggagaagaagtccaagtcgaagaaggagcccctcccgctacgggggaaggagccaggttagggacccacggagccgatcgccgcgtgccgttcgacacgtggttaggcaacccctcaacgcctacgtcctcgaagtcccggtgccgaatAAGCTCAAGCTGCCACCTCTGTCATACAAGGGGGATGGTGATCCAGTTGACCACGCTGAggccttcgagtcttacatgtcggtatgggagcagcccgacgaggtctggtgccgaattttcccaacaactttgcatgggatggctcagagctggtaTAAAGGGCTTCCtgatggctcggtgtactactacgccgacctgaagggcgctttcctagcccaatactcctgcaacaagagaagggccgtagagacatctgacctcctaactatcagacaggagggggggagtctctccggagctatgtgaagaggtttgatgaaaAGGTCCAGCAAATTCGGgaaattaatcccgagctggcggccttcgcgctgatgaagggcctcccaaagggagattttaaaaacgagctcatcaagtgcggaggccttagcatggacgccgccaggaagttggccgaccaagccatcaaggtagaagactatcacaaggcctgggtaggccccagcgaagcTGAGCACTCAGGGGAAAGACGCCGTGGCAACAATAGGTCACGGTCCGACGAAAGACGCCGTAAGAATGATAGGTCGCGGTCAGACAAGCCTGCCTGGAAGCAAAGCCCGGCGGATAccggggggagctcgggaacgtactacaaaaaacggtacgaAGATCGCACCCCCCTAGTCGCATCGGCCGCCGAGGTTTTCGCTTTAAGCAAGAACGAAGGCCAGAAATGGGAtagaccccctaggccgaggagtgacggtgacacgagccagtactgcgagtaccacggctacACCGGACACCTTaccaacgattgccgacacctgaaggatgccattgaggaactgatccgaaaggggagcctcggcaaatatgttgccaaaggAAAAAAACCAGATGCCGGCGGATCGAACAATGAAGTCCACCGCCGAGCGGTTGGGAGTAGTCAATGTCGTCATCGGGGACCACGAGCGAGCAAAGGTCCGCTCATGAGCACAAACGGCCCCGGATGAGCCTCATccgccatcaactttgtgcccaacacaaagaACCCCGCTCCCAAAGATCCCAGACATGACCATTGGACAAAAAGACTACGATGGAGTCGTCGCTTTTCATAGCCACCCACTTACAGTCCGCCTGGACATAGCCGACCACTTGGTGAAGCGATGCttgattgacacaggcgcttaCACAAACGTTATGTACGAGaaatgctttctcggcctcgacCGAGAATCGAAGATCTCGAACCCCGCACCGACCCATTGTACGGCTTTTCCGGGACGGCCGGTACCCCGGGGGTCGGTTAGAT from Silene latifolia isolate original U9 population chromosome 10, ASM4854445v1, whole genome shotgun sequence encodes:
- the LOC141606540 gene encoding 1-aminocyclopropane-1-carboxylate oxidase homolog 1-like, whose protein sequence is MVSTNNERLAQLKAFDETKTGVKGLVDAGISTVPPIFIHQHNGPPPSKTLNTTISLPTIDLSGIDTNLTRRTETIKSVQEAIDTWGFFQVVNHGIPQSVLDDMLKGVKRFFEDDDEIKKGYYTRDYTKKMIYNSNFDLYSGPATCWRDTFLCVFAPSPPNLDHDLPTSCREILMEYSNQVMKLGKTLFELFSEILGLKPSYLNDIHCSEGLQVLGHYYPACPQPELTMGSPQHADYDFLTILLQDHIGGLQIRHDGQWFDVPPTPGALVINVGDLLQLITNDKFKSVDHRVLANSIGPRISVASFFTTGYHPTTRVYGPIKELVSESDPPRYRKTSVEEYANFFKSKGLDGTSALQHFRL